A genomic stretch from Natronomonas gomsonensis includes:
- a CDS encoding magnesium transporter → MFPILIALSVLEMGSGYVLESLEATYLDNPTLLILVPVMIGMGGNLGAILSSRLSTRLHLGTLEFSPRDEQLWTSIAAIMLLAATVFGALGVAAWVLGRVIAEPMALVDLLVISVGSGMLLACLAVILSVAATYVSYQQGLDPDDTTIPVVTNVCDILGVVVLSAVAIAVL, encoded by the coding sequence ATGTTCCCGATTTTGATTGCGCTGTCGGTACTGGAGATGGGGTCGGGGTACGTGCTGGAATCGCTCGAAGCGACGTATCTCGACAACCCGACGCTTTTGATTCTCGTGCCCGTGATGATAGGGATGGGCGGCAATCTCGGCGCGATTCTCTCCTCGCGGCTCTCGACGCGACTTCACCTCGGGACACTGGAGTTCTCCCCACGCGACGAGCAGTTGTGGACGAGCATCGCCGCAATCATGCTGTTGGCTGCGACGGTGTTCGGTGCCCTCGGCGTGGCTGCGTGGGTGCTCGGGCGGGTGATTGCCGAACCGATGGCGCTGGTCGACCTGCTCGTCATCTCCGTCGGGAGCGGAATGCTGTTGGCGTGCCTCGCGGTCATCCTCTCGGTGGCCGCGACGTACGTCTCCTACCAGCAGGGACTGGACCCCGACGACACGACGATTCCGGTCGTCACGAACGTCTGTGACATCCTCGGTGTGGTCGTCCTCTCGGCGGTCGCCATCGCGGTGCTGTAG
- a CDS encoding DUF6735 family protein: protein MGHRTLVAYDRDGYDLHEAHWGVDPDRITPETPFGGPPDDDWAQAAATDLIDPGRIEGGELTERRRTAVDSDPIATGLSFADVCNRIDPLEHEALYVVSSDFSVRTYLVFALRRPDDEGCRTSAALVGYDGESDATYLRGWLAGARAARDTDGTVVGALRWLDPERGTVVYLDDERGV, encoded by the coding sequence ATGGGCCATCGAACGCTCGTCGCCTACGACCGCGACGGCTACGACCTCCACGAGGCACACTGGGGTGTCGACCCCGATCGAATCACCCCGGAGACACCCTTCGGCGGGCCGCCAGACGACGACTGGGCGCAAGCCGCCGCGACGGACCTCATCGACCCCGGTCGAATCGAAGGCGGGGAGTTGACCGAGCGCCGCCGGACCGCCGTCGACTCCGACCCCATCGCTACGGGACTGTCCTTTGCGGACGTGTGTAACCGCATCGACCCACTCGAACACGAGGCGCTGTACGTCGTATCGAGCGATTTCTCGGTTCGAACCTACCTCGTCTTCGCGCTCCGACGGCCGGACGACGAGGGGTGTCGGACGAGCGCCGCCCTCGTCGGCTACGACGGCGAGAGCGACGCCACCTATCTCCGCGGGTGGCTCGCCGGCGCCCGCGCCGCCCGGGATACGGACGGCACCGTCGTCGGCGCGCTCCGGTGGCTCGACCCCGAGCGCGGGACGGTGGTGTATCTCGACGACGAGCGCGGCGTTTAA
- the mutS gene encoding DNA mismatch repair protein MutS: MDEALGPPPAMAEKAEELTPMLSQYFELCERYDDALVLFQVGDFYETFCEAAEATARILEITLTQREDSTGTYPMAGIPIDSAESYIETLLEAGYRVAVADQVQEPEETSGLVDRAVTRVVTPGTLTETELLADADNNFVACLTEGYGLALLDVSTGDFFATQLDRLEAVEDELERFDPAEAVVGPEAPTDPFDSGCMVTPYERSAFDLATAREKVESYFGSTSLAAEAEVRACGALLAYAEYARGVSTDGDLEELDYINHLTRYDPREYMLLDAVALRSLEVFEPRHVHGLEGAALVETLDETASALGGRKLRDWLRRPLLDEDRIDDRLDAVEALLARVGERERASELLADVYDLERLVARVSRGRADARDLRALAATLSVVPDLRDCISEATDDSAKLADIEARLDDCPDVRNLIDRAIAESPPIEITEGGVIRDGYDETLDGLRETEREGKAWIDDLEADERERTGIDSLKVGHNSVHGYYIEVTNPNLDRVPDDYQRRQTLKNSERFVTPELKQREDEIVHAEARADEREYDLFREVRSEVAEATERIQETASAVAELDALCSLSTVAAQYDYARPTVGADGIFVDGGRHPVVERTEEAFVPNPTELPRERPMAVITGPNMSGKSTYMRQVALLCVMAQVGSFVPVRSAEVPIVDRVFTRVGASDDIAGGRSTFMVEMTELAAILEEAEEDSLVVLDEVGRGTSTTDGYAIAQAATEYLHDEVGAYTLFATHHHELTEVAADLPRARNYHFSADRTPDGVAFEHDLRAGAATASYGVEVAETAGVPDPVVERAAALLAEETGAVAAPEDTPVSGRTPPTADASTDGGELPEELLAELRAVDLADTTPLEALNLLSRLQKRVE, from the coding sequence ATGGACGAGGCGCTGGGGCCGCCGCCCGCGATGGCCGAGAAGGCCGAGGAGTTGACGCCGATGCTGTCGCAGTACTTCGAGTTGTGTGAGCGCTACGACGACGCGCTCGTGCTCTTTCAGGTCGGGGACTTCTACGAGACGTTCTGTGAGGCCGCCGAGGCGACCGCCCGAATCCTCGAAATCACGCTCACACAGCGGGAGGACTCGACGGGTACCTACCCGATGGCCGGCATCCCCATCGACTCGGCGGAGTCCTACATCGAGACGCTGCTGGAGGCCGGCTATCGCGTCGCCGTCGCCGACCAGGTGCAGGAACCCGAGGAGACGTCGGGACTCGTCGACCGCGCCGTGACCCGGGTGGTGACGCCCGGGACGCTGACGGAGACCGAACTGCTCGCCGACGCCGACAACAACTTCGTCGCCTGCCTGACCGAGGGGTACGGACTGGCCTTACTCGACGTGTCGACGGGCGATTTCTTCGCGACGCAACTCGACCGTCTCGAGGCCGTCGAGGACGAACTCGAGCGGTTCGACCCCGCCGAGGCAGTCGTCGGTCCCGAGGCGCCGACCGACCCCTTTGACTCGGGGTGTATGGTGACGCCATACGAGCGCTCGGCGTTCGACCTCGCGACTGCCCGCGAGAAAGTCGAGTCGTACTTCGGGTCGACCTCGCTGGCCGCCGAGGCCGAAGTTCGGGCCTGCGGTGCGCTGTTGGCCTACGCCGAGTACGCCCGCGGCGTGAGTACTGACGGCGACCTCGAAGAACTCGACTACATCAACCACCTCACGCGCTACGACCCACGGGAGTACATGCTGTTGGACGCCGTCGCGTTGCGTTCGCTGGAGGTGTTCGAACCGCGCCACGTCCACGGACTGGAGGGGGCGGCGCTGGTGGAGACTCTCGACGAGACGGCGAGCGCGCTGGGCGGTCGGAAACTTCGCGATTGGCTCCGCCGACCGCTGTTGGACGAAGACCGCATCGACGACCGCCTCGACGCCGTCGAGGCGCTTCTCGCCCGCGTCGGCGAGCGCGAACGCGCGAGCGAGTTGCTTGCCGACGTTTACGACCTCGAACGACTGGTCGCCCGTGTCTCTCGGGGTCGGGCGGACGCCCGCGACTTGCGGGCGCTGGCGGCGACGCTGTCGGTGGTCCCCGACCTCCGAGACTGCATTTCGGAGGCGACCGATGACAGCGCGAAACTCGCCGACATCGAGGCGCGTCTCGACGACTGCCCCGACGTTCGGAACCTCATCGACCGCGCCATCGCGGAGTCGCCGCCCATCGAAATCACCGAAGGCGGCGTCATCCGCGACGGATACGACGAGACGCTGGACGGCCTCCGGGAAACCGAACGCGAGGGGAAAGCGTGGATAGACGACCTCGAAGCCGACGAGCGCGAGCGGACGGGTATCGACTCGCTGAAGGTCGGCCACAACTCCGTCCACGGCTACTACATCGAGGTGACGAACCCGAACCTCGATAGGGTGCCCGACGACTACCAGCGTCGACAGACGCTGAAGAACTCCGAGCGGTTCGTCACACCCGAGTTGAAACAGCGGGAGGACGAAATCGTCCACGCCGAAGCCCGCGCCGACGAACGGGAGTACGACCTCTTTCGGGAGGTCCGAAGCGAGGTGGCCGAAGCGACCGAACGGATACAGGAGACTGCGAGCGCCGTCGCGGAACTCGACGCGCTGTGTTCGCTGTCGACCGTCGCCGCCCAGTACGACTACGCGCGGCCGACGGTCGGTGCCGACGGAATCTTCGTCGATGGCGGCCGCCACCCCGTCGTCGAGCGCACCGAGGAGGCGTTCGTCCCCAACCCGACCGAACTGCCACGAGAGCGGCCGATGGCCGTCATCACTGGGCCGAACATGTCGGGCAAATCGACGTACATGCGGCAGGTGGCGCTCCTCTGTGTGATGGCACAGGTCGGCAGTTTCGTCCCCGTACGCAGCGCCGAGGTGCCGATAGTCGACCGGGTGTTCACCCGCGTCGGCGCCTCCGACGACATCGCCGGCGGCCGCTCGACGTTCATGGTCGAGATGACCGAGTTGGCGGCCATCCTCGAAGAGGCCGAGGAGGATTCGCTGGTCGTGTTGGACGAGGTCGGTCGCGGCACCTCGACGACCGACGGCTACGCCATCGCTCAGGCGGCCACCGAGTACCTCCACGACGAGGTGGGCGCCTACACCCTGTTCGCGACGCATCACCACGAACTGACCGAGGTTGCCGCCGACCTCCCGCGGGCGCGGAACTACCACTTCTCGGCCGACCGGACGCCCGACGGCGTCGCCTTCGAACACGACCTCCGTGCGGGTGCGGCGACGGCCTCCTACGGCGTCGAGGTCGCCGAAACCGCGGGCGTCCCCGACCCCGTCGTCGAGCGGGCCGCGGCGCTGTTGGCCGAGGAAACGGGGGCCGTCGCCGCGCCGGAAGACACCCCCGTTTCGGGTCGAACGCCCCCCACCGCGGACGCCTCGACCGACGGCGGCGAACTCCCCGAAGAGCTACTGGCGGAACTCCGGGCGGTCGACCTCGCGGATACGACGCCGCTGGAGGCGCTCAACCTGCTGTCGCGGTTGCAGAAGCGGGTGGAGTAA
- a CDS encoding HalOD1 output domain-containing protein, protein MVQLNDSNEDVGEPHEEVTYDPDTGTYSRRSNWTDGETPSLSVAATVAAATETPVEQLRPLAEVIDTDALDRTFAPSSGAASRYPSTSVSFRYEGCHVTVYADGRTVVFRR, encoded by the coding sequence ATGGTACAACTGAACGACTCCAACGAGGACGTCGGCGAACCCCACGAAGAGGTGACGTACGACCCGGATACGGGAACGTACAGCAGACGCTCGAACTGGACGGACGGTGAGACGCCGTCTCTCAGCGTCGCCGCGACCGTCGCGGCAGCGACGGAGACGCCAGTAGAACAACTCCGACCGCTCGCCGAGGTAATCGACACCGATGCGCTCGACCGAACCTTCGCCCCGAGTTCCGGGGCGGCCAGCCGATACCCCTCGACCAGCGTCTCGTTTCGGTACGAGGGGTGTCACGTGACCGTCTACGCCGACGGCCGGACAGTCGTCTTTCGGCGGTGA
- the nucS gene encoding endonuclease NucS: MNPTAAEAAELASDGIDSGALVTLFGRCTVDYEGRAASELGLGDRHVMLKPDGAALVHTDEGQQPVNWQPPGCEHDCRIDDQHLVVESHRSSPEESLVVRFSSVAHAAAFAADDPESLDVVGTEADLKERILASPELVESGFRPLVTERETPAGAVDIYGEDRDGRTVVLELKRRRVGPDAVGQLSRYVEALQRDLHADADVRGILVAPSVTERAEALLAEKGLEFVSLTPQGE, from the coding sequence GTGAACCCGACGGCCGCGGAGGCCGCCGAACTCGCCAGCGACGGCATCGACAGCGGCGCACTCGTCACGCTGTTCGGGCGCTGTACCGTCGATTACGAGGGCCGTGCCGCCTCGGAGTTGGGGTTGGGCGACCGCCACGTCATGCTGAAGCCCGACGGCGCCGCCTTGGTCCACACAGACGAGGGCCAACAGCCAGTCAATTGGCAACCCCCGGGGTGTGAGCACGACTGTCGAATCGACGACCAACACCTCGTCGTCGAGAGCCACCGCAGTTCGCCCGAGGAATCCCTCGTCGTCCGCTTTTCGTCGGTCGCCCACGCCGCCGCCTTCGCCGCCGACGACCCCGAATCGCTCGACGTGGTGGGTACCGAGGCCGACCTCAAAGAGCGAATTCTCGCCTCGCCGGAACTGGTCGAGTCGGGGTTCAGACCGCTGGTGACCGAACGCGAGACGCCGGCCGGCGCCGTCGACATCTACGGCGAGGACCGCGACGGTCGAACCGTCGTCTTGGAGTTGAAACGGCGGCGTGTCGGCCCCGACGCGGTGGGACAACTCTCCCGCTACGTCGAGGCGCTGCAGCGGGACCTCCACGCCGACGCCGACGTTCGGGGCATCCTCGTCGCCCCCTCCGTCACCGAACGCGCCGAGGCACTGTTGGCCGAAAAGGGACTGGAGTTCGTCTCGCTGACGCCGCAGGGCGAGTAG
- a CDS encoding bacterio-opsin activator domain-containing protein, giving the protein MTKSSKEPKSTREDGRPGQAESVVEVEFTLHDSKYPFVGASESEACRVELADMVPRPDGRYAEFFNVVGVAPDRIAGLGADYDTVEVSVLRESERGGLLEFLVSGDCPAFSLAERGALPREVVGVDGAGRIVAEIPPQHDPAAVVGTFLKENPDAELAAKREVDGVTPMFTRSAAPQLLETHLTDRQREVLQAAFEAGYYEWPRESTGKEVAEALGITSATFSEHIHAAERNLLTALLDGVR; this is encoded by the coding sequence GTGACAAAAAGTAGCAAAGAGCCGAAATCGACACGGGAGGACGGTCGCCCCGGACAGGCGGAGAGCGTCGTCGAGGTCGAGTTCACGCTACACGATTCGAAGTACCCGTTCGTCGGCGCCTCCGAGAGCGAGGCCTGCAGGGTCGAACTCGCAGATATGGTCCCTCGACCCGACGGGCGGTACGCGGAGTTCTTCAACGTCGTTGGGGTCGCTCCCGACCGGATAGCCGGTCTCGGCGCCGACTACGACACCGTCGAGGTGTCCGTCCTCCGGGAGTCGGAGCGCGGCGGCCTGCTGGAGTTCCTCGTCTCCGGCGACTGTCCGGCCTTCAGCCTCGCCGAACGCGGCGCACTTCCCCGGGAGGTCGTCGGCGTCGACGGGGCGGGCCGAATCGTCGCCGAAATCCCGCCACAGCACGACCCGGCGGCGGTCGTCGGCACGTTCCTCAAGGAGAACCCCGACGCGGAACTCGCCGCAAAGCGGGAAGTCGACGGCGTCACGCCGATGTTCACTCGCTCGGCGGCACCGCAACTGCTCGAGACACACCTCACGGACAGACAGCGCGAAGTGCTTCAGGCCGCCTTCGAGGCGGGCTACTACGAGTGGCCGCGGGAGAGTACGGGCAAAGAGGTCGCCGAGGCCCTCGGTATCACGTCGGCGACGTTCTCCGAACACATCCACGCCGCCGAGCGCAACCTTCTCACCGCCCTGCTGGATGGGGTACGCTGA
- a CDS encoding HVO_2922 family protein, whose product MSGATFELYEDEANQYRWRLVHDNGNIIADSGEGYASPQKAKQGIESVKQNAPDADIERK is encoded by the coding sequence GTGAGCGGCGCGACGTTCGAACTGTACGAGGACGAGGCGAACCAGTACCGCTGGCGTCTCGTCCACGACAACGGGAACATCATCGCCGACTCCGGCGAGGGGTACGCCAGCCCACAGAAAGCCAAACAGGGCATCGAGAGCGTCAAGCAGAACGCACCGGATGCGGACATCGAGCGGAAGTGA
- a CDS encoding magnesium transporter: MDARREVWRIYRESIGILGVSLLGGLFAGLVLGSDAMRAAFADFPGLLLLLPAFLATRGNVYGAFGARISSGLHQGLIDPEFEFDERLLNAVVASFANGIGVSVFIGFLSWGILQALGRESARLAELVGITFLAGVLTSIVLVFGLLVLVFGSYESGYDPDNLIGPIVTMLGDVFGVVFLYVAIVVVGVVL, from the coding sequence ATGGACGCCCGCCGAGAGGTTTGGCGCATCTACCGAGAGTCCATCGGCATTCTCGGCGTCAGCCTCCTCGGCGGCCTCTTCGCCGGATTAGTGTTGGGTAGCGACGCGATGCGGGCCGCGTTCGCCGATTTTCCGGGATTGCTGTTGCTGTTGCCCGCGTTTCTCGCCACCCGCGGCAACGTCTACGGCGCCTTCGGCGCCCGCATCTCCTCGGGACTCCACCAGGGACTCATCGACCCCGAATTCGAGTTCGACGAGCGCCTGTTGAACGCCGTCGTCGCCTCTTTCGCCAACGGCATCGGCGTCTCGGTGTTCATCGGCTTCCTCTCGTGGGGGATTCTCCAAGCCCTTGGACGCGAATCCGCCCGTCTCGCGGAGTTGGTCGGCATCACCTTCCTCGCCGGCGTGCTCACCTCCATCGTCCTCGTCTTCGGCCTGCTCGTGTTGGTCTTCGGGAGCTACGAGTCCGGCTACGACCCAGACAACCTCATCGGCCCCATCGTGACGATGCTCGGTGACGTCTTCGGCGTCGTGTTCCTCTACGTCGCAATCGTCGTCGTCGGGGTGGTGCTGTGA
- a CDS encoding MFS transporter, whose product MTKWRTLVLATVGFNFSFLIWFSFAPFTGPMAEEFGLSLAEIGILASAAIWLAPFGRILTGWLSDKFGAPAVFAIVLGYVGVFSIASAFAESYGVFFVTRLIVATAGITFVIGIQHVSEWFEEGQLGTAEGIYAGIGNAGAAGGALVLPRIFGTGWNGPIFSTNWRAAFFYTGIVSILLGVTYYALGEAAKSDEKRQATKDGATLKQWVHTATRYGTVVLALAYVMSFGLELSMNGWLATYYREGFNTNNLVLASTFAATFSVAAGLLRPFGGYMSDRLARNETNILPFFEGRYREQWTFLSLCFIVVAMFGMTLAGLSGQVLVAVGAGFVVGMACAFTEGAIFAQVPAMFPNSSGAVAGVVGGVGTVGGIVYPLVYAAPLLPDLHTGYSVVAVSMVPIVLLAAWVFQPHVAEEATTSGIVDSGGPAPSDD is encoded by the coding sequence ATGACGAAGTGGCGGACGCTCGTCCTCGCCACCGTCGGGTTCAACTTCTCGTTTCTCATCTGGTTCTCGTTTGCGCCGTTCACTGGGCCGATGGCCGAGGAGTTCGGACTGTCGCTGGCGGAAATCGGCATCCTCGCGAGCGCGGCCATCTGGCTGGCACCGTTCGGTCGCATCCTGACCGGCTGGCTCTCCGATAAGTTCGGCGCGCCTGCGGTGTTCGCCATCGTGTTGGGCTACGTCGGGGTGTTCTCTATCGCGAGTGCCTTCGCGGAGAGCTACGGCGTGTTCTTCGTCACGCGACTCATCGTCGCGACGGCAGGCATCACGTTCGTCATCGGCATCCAGCACGTCTCCGAGTGGTTCGAAGAGGGACAACTCGGTACCGCCGAAGGCATCTACGCCGGCATCGGCAACGCTGGTGCCGCCGGCGGCGCACTCGTTTTACCACGAATCTTCGGTACGGGCTGGAACGGTCCCATCTTCTCGACGAACTGGCGGGCCGCCTTCTTCTACACCGGCATCGTCTCGATTCTGTTGGGCGTGACCTACTACGCGCTCGGCGAGGCTGCAAAGAGCGACGAGAAACGGCAGGCGACGAAGGACGGCGCGACGCTGAAACAGTGGGTTCACACCGCGACCCGCTACGGGACCGTCGTGTTGGCGCTGGCGTACGTGATGAGCTTCGGCCTCGAACTGTCGATGAACGGGTGGCTCGCGACGTACTACCGCGAGGGGTTCAACACGAACAACCTCGTGTTGGCGAGTACGTTCGCGGCGACGTTCTCGGTTGCGGCGGGACTGCTTCGTCCCTTCGGCGGCTACATGAGCGACCGTCTGGCCCGCAACGAGACGAACATCCTCCCGTTCTTCGAGGGACGCTACCGTGAGCAGTGGACGTTCCTCTCTCTGTGTTTCATCGTTGTGGCAATGTTCGGGATGACGCTCGCGGGCCTGAGCGGGCAGGTTCTCGTGGCCGTCGGTGCGGGCTTCGTCGTCGGGATGGCGTGTGCGTTCACCGAGGGTGCCATCTTCGCACAGGTGCCCGCAATGTTCCCGAACAGTTCCGGCGCCGTCGCGGGCGTCGTCGGCGGGGTCGGCACCGTCGGCGGTATCGTCTACCCGCTCGTCTACGCCGCGCCGCTGCTGCCGGACCTCCACACCGGCTACTCGGTCGTCGCCGTCTCGATGGTCCCCATCGTGCTGTTGGCGGCGTGGGTGTTCCAACCCCACGTCGCCGAGGAAGCGACCACGAGTGGCATCGTCGACAGCGGCGGACCGGCACCGAGCGACGACTGA
- a CDS encoding SLC13 family permease produces MVSVDTLVVFGLIAVALAFFVTETLPTDITAIGVLVSLVVLEPYTGVDTAAALQGFASPATITIVAMYVLSAGVEKTGLVDRLGVALGRLTHGDERQLLGATIGTTGLTAGFINNTPVVAVFIPMVSGLAERAGVSPSKLLLPLSYAAMLGGTLTLVGTATNLLASDVARRRLGEPLSMFEFTPVGIIVFLVGAAYLLTVGYRLTPARIPVSGDLTETYDLEDHLSRLRVRSASPLVGRPVTEAFANAESDVTVVQLIRDGETAGNDRTIEADDELVVRGTLQATNAVAERLELRQLHRETVTGADLSAPTETIIAELVVPAEARARGKSLAELRLGERYAATVLAVRHGSETFRSGLDDVTLSAGDTLFVRTTEAGLEHLEDAEGLLATDVDDAEPGAKPLELPPLSPKTPVVVATLAAVVAVAALGYYPIVITALAGIVALVATGCLRPSEAYDAVSWNVVFLLAGVIPLGAALRNTGGDALVASAIVESATLLPLFAVVVVVYLLTGLLANLITPVASIVLLLPVAVDAAARIGASRYAFLLATMFAASTAFMTPVGYQTNLMVYGPGGYRFTDFLRVGAPLQLLLSVVTAAAIAVVFGLRPA; encoded by the coding sequence ATGGTCAGCGTCGACACGCTCGTCGTCTTCGGGCTGATAGCGGTCGCACTCGCCTTCTTCGTCACCGAAACGCTCCCGACTGACATCACCGCCATTGGCGTCCTCGTCTCGCTGGTCGTCCTCGAACCGTACACCGGCGTCGACACGGCCGCCGCACTTCAGGGATTCGCCAGCCCCGCGACAATTACCATCGTCGCGATGTACGTCCTCAGCGCCGGCGTCGAAAAGACGGGACTGGTCGACCGCCTCGGCGTCGCGTTGGGACGGCTCACCCACGGCGACGAACGGCAGTTGCTCGGTGCGACCATCGGCACGACCGGCCTCACCGCCGGGTTCATCAACAACACGCCCGTCGTCGCGGTGTTCATCCCGATGGTGTCGGGACTGGCCGAGCGCGCGGGCGTCTCGCCGTCGAAATTGCTGTTGCCGCTGTCGTACGCCGCGATGTTGGGCGGGACGCTGACGCTCGTCGGAACCGCGACGAACCTGTTGGCCAGCGACGTGGCCCGACGACGCCTCGGCGAACCGCTTTCGATGTTCGAGTTCACGCCCGTCGGCATCATCGTCTTCCTCGTCGGTGCAGCGTATCTGCTGACGGTCGGCTATCGCCTGACGCCCGCACGGATACCCGTCAGCGGGGACCTCACGGAAACGTACGACCTCGAAGACCACCTCTCGCGGCTCCGGGTGCGGTCGGCGTCGCCGCTGGTCGGCCGACCGGTCACCGAGGCGTTCGCTAACGCCGAGTCCGACGTGACCGTCGTCCAGTTGATTCGGGACGGCGAAACTGCAGGCAACGACCGAACAATCGAAGCCGACGACGAACTCGTCGTCCGGGGGACGCTGCAGGCGACCAACGCCGTCGCCGAGCGTCTCGAACTCCGGCAACTCCACCGCGAGACAGTGACCGGCGCGGACCTCTCGGCGCCGACCGAAACGATTATCGCCGAACTCGTCGTCCCCGCCGAGGCCCGCGCTCGGGGGAAATCCCTCGCGGAACTCCGGTTGGGCGAGCGCTACGCCGCGACGGTGCTGGCGGTCCGTCACGGAAGCGAGACGTTCCGGTCGGGACTCGACGACGTGACGCTGTCGGCCGGGGATACCCTCTTCGTCCGGACGACCGAGGCGGGACTGGAGCACCTCGAAGACGCCGAGGGACTGCTCGCGACCGATGTCGACGACGCCGAACCAGGGGCGAAGCCGCTGGAACTCCCGCCGCTGTCCCCGAAGACGCCCGTCGTCGTGGCGACGCTGGCCGCCGTCGTCGCCGTCGCCGCGCTCGGCTACTACCCAATCGTCATCACGGCACTGGCGGGCATCGTCGCGTTGGTCGCGACGGGGTGTCTCCGGCCCTCGGAGGCCTACGACGCCGTCTCCTGGAACGTCGTGTTCCTGTTGGCGGGCGTCATCCCGCTGGGGGCGGCGCTGCGGAACACCGGTGGCGATGCACTCGTCGCCAGCGCCATCGTCGAGAGCGCGACGCTACTGCCGCTTTTCGCCGTCGTGGTCGTCGTCTACCTGCTGACGGGGCTGTTGGCGAACCTCATCACGCCGGTGGCGAGCATCGTCCTATTGTTGCCCGTCGCCGTCGACGCTGCCGCCCGCATCGGCGCGAGTCGCTACGCCTTCCTGCTTGCGACGATGTTCGCCGCCTCGACGGCCTTCATGACGCCCGTCGGCTACCAGACGAACCTGATGGTGTACGGGCCCGGCGGCTACCGCTTCACCGACTTCCTCCGGGTCGGCGCGCCGCTGCAGTTGTTGCTGTCGGTCGTCACCGCCGCGGCTATCGCGGTCGTCTTCGGCCTCCGGCCGGCCTGA
- a CDS encoding 50S ribosomal protein L15e — MARSFYSHIREAWKTPKEGKLAELQWQRQQDWRDQGAIERVERPTRLDRARSLGYKAKQGVVVARVSVRKGSARKQRFKAGRRSKRQGVNKITRRKNLQRIAEERSSRRYRNLRVLNSYWVGEDGSQKWFEVILLDPEHGAIQNDDDLNWICDDSHKGRAYRGRTSAGQRGRGQQNRGTGAEKVRPSIRANDKRGK; from the coding sequence ATGGCACGAAGCTTCTACTCCCACATTCGGGAGGCGTGGAAAACGCCGAAGGAAGGAAAGCTCGCGGAACTACAGTGGCAGCGCCAACAGGACTGGCGCGACCAGGGCGCAATCGAACGCGTCGAACGACCGACCCGCCTCGACCGAGCCCGCTCGCTCGGCTACAAGGCCAAACAGGGCGTCGTCGTCGCCCGGGTGTCGGTCCGGAAGGGCAGCGCCCGCAAACAGCGCTTCAAGGCCGGCCGTCGCTCGAAGCGACAGGGTGTCAACAAGATTACCCGCCGGAAGAACCTCCAGCGCATCGCCGAGGAGCGCTCGAGTCGTCGCTACCGCAACCTGCGCGTGCTGAACTCCTACTGGGTCGGGGAAGACGGCTCCCAGAAGTGGTTCGAAGTCATCCTGCTTGACCCCGAACACGGCGCGATTCAGAACGACGACGACCTGAACTGGATTTGCGACGACAGCCACAAGGGCCGGGCCTACCGTGGCCGCACCTCCGCCGGCCAGCGCGGCCGCGGCCAGCAGAACCGCGGCACCGGCGCCGAGAAGGTCCGCCCGAGCATCCGCGCCAACGACAAGCGCGGCAAGTAA